A genomic region of Microlunatus sagamiharensis contains the following coding sequences:
- a CDS encoding methyltransferase domain-containing protein gives MTSWGDPQAYAVSFGPLCAQTVDEVVEACGPADRGRFLDVGCGTGALGRAAAGAGWRTVGVDADAAMVAAARASGSGPVVVGGLPRLPFADGAFTAVGANFVVNHTDDPRAAVRELARVAVPGGRVALTIWPERLIAVNQLWNDVMTAAGVEPPPRQALPPALDFQRTRPGSRHWSSRRA, from the coding sequence GTGACGTCCTGGGGCGACCCGCAGGCGTACGCGGTGTCGTTCGGCCCGCTGTGCGCCCAGACCGTCGACGAGGTCGTCGAGGCCTGCGGCCCGGCGGACCGCGGCCGCTTCCTGGACGTGGGGTGCGGCACCGGCGCGCTCGGCCGGGCCGCGGCGGGTGCGGGCTGGCGGACCGTGGGCGTGGACGCCGACGCGGCGATGGTGGCAGCGGCCCGCGCGTCGGGCTCCGGACCCGTCGTGGTCGGCGGGCTGCCGCGGCTGCCGTTCGCCGACGGTGCCTTCACCGCCGTGGGGGCGAACTTCGTCGTCAACCACACCGACGACCCGCGCGCCGCGGTGCGCGAGCTGGCCCGGGTCGCCGTCCCCGGCGGCCGCGTCGCCCTGACGATCTGGCCCGAGCGGCTGATCGCGGTCAACCAGCTCTGGAACGACGTCATGACCGCAGCCGGCGTGGAGCCGCCGCCGCGCCAGGCGCTGCCGCCCGCGCTCGACTTCCAGCGCACGCGCCCGGGCTCGAGGCACTGGTCGTCGAGGCGGGCCTGA